One stretch of Eretmochelys imbricata isolate rEreImb1 chromosome 1, rEreImb1.hap1, whole genome shotgun sequence DNA includes these proteins:
- the SLC38A4 gene encoding sodium-coupled neutral amino acid transporter 4 has translation MDRMELQNVNIKLDEESNSGESIEDSYTDIIDPEKATISSQFANNDAESQKFLPNGFLGKKKLADYQEEYHPGTTSFGMSAFNLSNAIMGSGILGLSYAMANTGIILFVILLLSIAILSLYSVHLLLKTSKEGGSLIYEKLGEKAFGWPGKYGAFVSIIMQNIGAMSSYLFIIKYELPEVIRAFLHLEENSGEWYLNGNYLVIFVSVGIILPLSLLKNLGYLGYTSGFSLTCMVFFLTVVIYKKSQIPCPLPVPENSVGNWTYNNNSVPMHLVMLPNESANSKVNFMMDNTPGHTTGFEEAKDTLHTSGVEYEAHSDSDDMCQPKYFVFNSQTAYTIPILAFAFVCHPEVLPIYSELKDRSRKRMQNVSNISIAGMLIMYLLAALFGYLTFYGEVEDELLHTYTKVYTFDTPLLLVRLAVLVAVTLTVPIVLFPIRSSVTALLFPKRPFSWIRHFLIAAVILAFTNTLVIFVPAIKDIFGFIGASAATMLIFILPAAFYLRLVKKEPLRSPQKIGALIFLIVGIIFMLGSMTLIALDWIYHSSSSKHH, from the exons ATGGATCGCATGGAACTGCAAAATGTCAACATCAAACTTGATGAGGAGAGCAATAGCGGAGAAAGCATTGAAGACAGCTACACGGATATAATAGATCCAGAAAAAGCTACTATTAGCAG TCAATTTGCTAACAATGATGCAGAAAGTCAGAAGTTCCTTCCAAATGGATTTCTGGGCAAAAAGAAATTGGCAGACTATCAGGAGGAATAT CATCCAGGAACTACTTCCTTTGGAATGTCAGCGTTTAACCTGAGCAATGCCATCATGGGGAGTGGCATCTTAGGGCTGTCATATGCCATGGCCAACACAGGAATTATACTTTTTGT AATCCTACTGCTCAGCATAGCAATATTATCACTCTATTCAGTTCACCTTTTACTGAAGACCTCAAAAGAAGGAG GCTCCCTAATATATGAAAAACTAGGTGAAAAGGCATTTGGATGGCCTGGAAAATATGGTGCTTTTGTTTCGATTATAATGCAGAATATTGGTG caaTGTCAAGCTACCTCTTTATTATTAAATATGAACTTCCTGAAGTAATCCGAGCATTTCTGCATCTTGAAGAGAATTCTGG AGAATGGTACCTGAATGGTAACTACCTCGTTATATTTGTGTCAGTTGGAATTATTCTTCCACTTTCCCTTCTAAAAAATTtag GTTACCTTGGTTATACGAGTGGATTTTCACTTACCTGCATGGTTTTCTTTCTCACTGTG GTTATCTACAAGAAATCCCAAATACCTTGCCCTCTCCCTGTCCCGGAAAATAGCGTTGGAAACTGGACCTACAACAACAACTCAGTTCCAATGCACTTAGTGATGTTACCAAATGAGTCTGCTAATTCTAAAGTGAATTTCATGATGGACAATACACCTGGGCACACCACGGGTTTTGAGGAGGCAAAAGACACCCTACACACAAGTGGAGTGGAATATGAAGCCCACAGTGATAGTGATGACATGTGCCAACCCAAATATTTTGTGTTTAACTCACAG ACTGCCTATACAATACCCATCCTGGCATTTGCATTCGTGTGCCACCCTGAGGTGCTACCAATATACAGTGAACTTAAAGA CCGGTCACGAAAGAGGATGCAGAATGTTTCAAACATCTCGATTGCTGGAATGCTGATCATGTATCTGCTTGCTGCTCTCTTTGGTTATCTTACCTTCTACG GAGAAGTTGAAGATGAATTACTTCATACATACACCAAAGTGTACACCTTCGACACCCCTCTTCTGCTGGTTCGCCTGGCAGTGCTTGTGGCTGTCACCTTAACTGTGCCCATAGTCCTTTTCCCT ATCCGCTCATCAGTCACCGCATTGTTGTTTCCCAAAAGGCCATTCAGTTGGATAAGGCATTTCCTGATCGCAGCAGTAATTCTTGCATTTACTAACACACTTGTAATTTTTGTGCCTGCTATTAAAGACATCTTTGGATTCATTG GTGCATCGGCTGCCACAATGTTGATTTTCATTCTTCCTGCTGCCTTCTATCTACGGCTTGTTAAGAAAGAACCTTTGAGGTCACCCCAGAAGATTGGG